The genomic DNA ATGAACTTATCCAAGGACAAGATGCGAGCAGCAACTAGACAGTTTGATCTTCTGGACCTTTACTTTTTAAAAAGAGATTATCGTAAATTAGAACAAGAACTAAAATCAGCGAAGGTGACAGAGAATCTCTATTCAGCTGAGGATTTTCAACGGTATTATTATTATTTAGGTGTTTGTGAATTTACATTAAGGAAAAACCTAGTAAAGGCACTTAGTTACTTGAAAGAAGCATTGACTTACTCCAGCCAAAAAGATCGGACACATGTCTGTGATATCGAGATCCAATTGATCAGCTGTATTGGTAAAGTCTATGGGGTTGCAGGGAGAAGTACAGAAGCAAGATATTATTTAAGTCGTAGTGTCCAACTCTTGCATGATACGATCAACGAGCACAACAAAAGCGAATTGACGCAGATTTTTTATAATTATGGTAGTTTTCTATTTCATCAAGGAGAACGCCAAGCAGCTCTTGAACAAGTGAATCAAGGGATTCGTTGGGCACAAGAAAAAAATAGCTATTATTATTTAAATGATTTATTTATTCTAAAAAGTTTGATCTACAAACAGCAAAATGAACTATCAAAAGCATTGTTTTATGAAGAATTAGCTCAAGCAGTAAAAAAGATTGCTAAAAGTATATAAATGGTGTAGACCATTCTTGACTTCTTTCGTAAATAAGAGTAATTTAAAGGTAGATCATCAAAGGAGAGAATAGAATGAGAACTTATATCTATGCTGACAAATTCTTTTTAGCATCTGGTGTGAAAAACACTGGATATCTTGAAATCACTGATGGGCTTTTTGGCGAATATCTTTCAGAAAAACCAACAGGTGAAGTAACGATCATTGATCAAAGCGGTAAATGGATCGCCCCTGGACTTGTAGACACACATATTCATGGGTTTATGAATCACGATGTTATGGATAATGACGCAGAAGGAATCAAAGCCATGTCAGAAGGCTTATTATCTTGTGGGGTAACTGCCTTTTTACCTACAACATTAACCTCTAGTAAAGAACGTCTAAAAGATGTGGCAGAGACGATTGGAAAAATGTACCATGAAGCTCCTGGCGCTAAAATCAAAGGGATCTATTTTGAAGGACCATTCTTTACAGAAGAGCATAAAGGCGCGCAAAACCCAAGTTATTTTGGCGACCCCGATCTGGCAGTCTTCAATGAATGGCAAGAAGCTTCAGGCGGATTGATCAAAAAAATCGCATTAGCACCAGAACGCGCAGGTGTGGAAGAATTTGTAAAACAAGTAACAGATGAAGGCGTTGTCGTTGCTTTAGGTCATAGTAATGCAACGATCAATGAAGCACAAGCAGCTGTTGAAGCAGGTGCAAGTGTATTTGTTCATGCGTTTAACGGGATGCGCGGCTTGAACCATCGTGAGCCAGGTATGGTCGGTGCGTTATTATCATTGGATCACGTATTTTCTGAGTTGATTTGTGACGGTCACCATGTCCACCCAAATGCAGCACAGATCCTGATGGAAAAAGCAGGACATGAACATGTGGCTTTGATCACGGATTGCATGATGGCTGGTGGGATGCCTGATGGTAACTACAATTTAGGTGAGTTCCCAGTAGTCGTAAAAGATGGAACGGCTCGCTTAGAATCTGGAAATCTAGCTGGAAGTATCCTAAGATTAAAAGAAGCAATCAAAAATGTCGTAGATTGGGGCTTAGCTACACCAGAACAAGCAATCATGATGGCTACGTACGTTCCTGCAGTTAGCTGTAAGATCGACGATACATGTGGAAAGATTGCTAAAGGAAGAGATGCTGATTTCATCGTCTTGAATCCTGACATGACCTTAGATGCCACCTATTTAGATGGTGTTGAACGTTATCATGCGTAAAAAAGCATAAATGAACAGCCAAAAGGAAGAAGCAACTCGTAGCTTTACTCTCTTTTGGCTGTTTTTTAGATAAATAGTTGGTTATTGGATCAATACTTCTAAGCGTGTAATAAATTCATTCTGGTCATTGGTTTCATGGAAATCTACGAGATAGAGTTCATAAAATGGACTTTTTAATTCTAATTGATGTGTTTGTGCATATTTTTTTATTTCTTGAATGCCTGTGACTTGTTGCTCGTAGGCTCCTTGGTAAGTGTAGGTCAAGTATTTCCCGGATGGTAACGTGGACACCTCGTTGATCAAAGAGGCAGTTTCTGGATAGAAATAAAAGACTTGATAGGCAAAAGGATCTGACTCTTCATGTAAGATACTTCCAAATAAATTTTGATTGTTGGCACTGAGGTGTTTCTCATGCTTTTTATGCAGCTGTTTCAATGCGTAATCGACATCATCGCTATTCGTCATTTCATCGTCTTTGATTACTTGACGTAACGGATGTTCCATCACGATCGGTTGATTGAATGGAGTATCTTCCACTTCATAGATCAACTGTAAGCGATCATCTAATAAGGAGATTTTTTCTTTTGATTCAGCAATCAAACGATGCAAGGAGTCTATTTCAAATCGTAAAAGTTTTTTTGTTCGATCAATATTTTTATTATTCAGGTATTCGACAATCTCAGGCAAAGAAACATCAAAATATCGCAGATCGCGAATCGTATTTAGTTGTTCTAATTCTTTGTACGAATAATTTCGATAACCGTTATCGTCATAATCTGGTTGGATCAAACCGATTTTTTCATAGTAACGTAAAGTATGTGGGGTAATATCATATAATTTTGCTAATTCATTGATTTTCAATCGATTCACTCCCGTTTGATTTTATTTATACTTTATATCTGTCCCTCATTTTACTATTAGTTGATTCAAAAAAGCGAGTATTTTTAAATTATTTACACGAAATCCTTGACCTTAGAGTTACTCTAACCTGTAAGCTGATTATAGATTAGTCAGTGTTGGAGGAGAAAAAGTATGGAATGGTATAACAAGTCAACGGAAGAAACAATCAAACAAGTTCAAGTCACAGAATATATCACAGAGAGTGATCGGCTGGAACGTCAACAAAAATATGGAGAAAATAAGATGGAAGAAAAAGATCAAACACCAGAATGGCAAAAATTCTTATCTTATTTCCATGATGCGTTGATGTACATCTTATTAGGGGCAGCGATATTGAAAGTAGCAACTGGTGCATTGATGGAAGGTGGCATGATCTTTTTAGTTGTTTTTCTAAATGCGATGATCGGGTACTTCCAAGAACGAAAAGCAGCTTCTTCTTTAGATAGTATCAAAGGATTATTGAGTGATAAAGCAGTGATTTTAGAAGATGGTAAAAAACGAGAGATCGATCCGGCAGACTTGGTTGTTGGCGATCAAGTCGTCTTGACTGCTGGAGATATCGTACCAGCAGATGTTCGAATCATCGAATCATTCAATTTACAAGTGGATGAGGCGATTTTAACAGGAGAAACACATTCTGTCAGCAAAACTGTTGAGAGCTTACCTGAAAATACAGAATTAGCTGAACAAGTAAATATGGCTTTTTCGGGCACAAAAGTTGAGTCTGGTAATGGATTAGGTGTAGTTGTTGAAGTAGGTTCGAATACTCAAATCGGTAAAATCAGCCATTCTTTATCTACTGTTGAGGAACAAGAAACCCCATTATTGAAGAAAATCAAGGAAATGAATACAAGTATATTTAAAGGAATCAGTGCATTGATTTTGTTAATTGCTCTTGTTTCGTATTTTTATTACGGTATGACATGGGGCTATATTGCTACGGCGATCATTGCTTTGATCGTTTCTTCGATCCCAGAAGGCCTGCCGTCGATTTTAACGATCATTTTGTCGATCGGCGTGAATCGAATGGCAAAGAAGAATGCCATCGTAAAAACATTGCCTACAGTAGAAA from Enterococcus mundtii includes the following:
- a CDS encoding helix-turn-helix domain-containing protein; amino-acid sequence: MEALVDSFGTIIKEIRKEQKMTQQMLSQGICSQSVLSRIENNEELPNVLVMAQICHRLGVTIDYVMNLSKDKMRAATRQFDLLDLYFLKRDYRKLEQELKSAKVTENLYSAEDFQRYYYYLGVCEFTLRKNLVKALSYLKEALTYSSQKDRTHVCDIEIQLISCIGKVYGVAGRSTEARYYLSRSVQLLHDTINEHNKSELTQIFYNYGSFLFHQGERQAALEQVNQGIRWAQEKNSYYYLNDLFILKSLIYKQQNELSKALFYEELAQAVKKIAKSI
- the nagA gene encoding N-acetylglucosamine-6-phosphate deacetylase, yielding MRTYIYADKFFLASGVKNTGYLEITDGLFGEYLSEKPTGEVTIIDQSGKWIAPGLVDTHIHGFMNHDVMDNDAEGIKAMSEGLLSCGVTAFLPTTLTSSKERLKDVAETIGKMYHEAPGAKIKGIYFEGPFFTEEHKGAQNPSYFGDPDLAVFNEWQEASGGLIKKIALAPERAGVEEFVKQVTDEGVVVALGHSNATINEAQAAVEAGASVFVHAFNGMRGLNHREPGMVGALLSLDHVFSELICDGHHVHPNAAQILMEKAGHEHVALITDCMMAGGMPDGNYNLGEFPVVVKDGTARLESGNLAGSILRLKEAIKNVVDWGLATPEQAIMMATYVPAVSCKIDDTCGKIAKGRDADFIVLNPDMTLDATYLDGVERYHA
- a CDS encoding MerR family transcriptional regulator, producing MNRLKINELAKLYDITPHTLRYYEKIGLIQPDYDDNGYRNYSYKELEQLNTIRDLRYFDVSLPEIVEYLNNKNIDRTKKLLRFEIDSLHRLIAESKEKISLLDDRLQLIYEVEDTPFNQPIVMEHPLRQVIKDDEMTNSDDVDYALKQLHKKHEKHLSANNQNLFGSILHEESDPFAYQVFYFYPETASLINEVSTLPSGKYLTYTYQGAYEQQVTGIQEIKKYAQTHQLELKSPFYELYLVDFHETNDQNEFITRLEVLIQ